The Acidimicrobiales bacterium genome includes a region encoding these proteins:
- a CDS encoding patatin-like phospholipase family protein, translating into MSRALVLSGGGSVGIAWQSGLVGGLAEAGVDLRTMDRVLGTSAGSAVGAQIKLGRDLADQVARYRAGPSPRGASSGRTPGPSAGASTAERMGKLMEVMAASPDASPDERRKLIGRYALEADTGPEDRFVGGFSYLKGEAWPAGYACTAVDAATGEFTVWEGQEGVELDRAVASSCAVPGLFPPITINGRRYMDGGMRSATNADLVKGCDRVLMITLMAATRAGVNPEWAERLSRARDQELEAIRAAGGEITTVAPDQEAASVLGVNLMDGSRLLEAAEEGIRQGKAEAGRLGDFLSG; encoded by the coding sequence ATGTCGCGGGCGCTCGTGTTGAGTGGTGGGGGGTCAGTAGGGATCGCCTGGCAGTCCGGCCTGGTCGGGGGCCTGGCCGAGGCCGGGGTGGATCTGCGGACGATGGACCGGGTGCTCGGGACCTCGGCGGGCTCTGCGGTGGGCGCGCAGATCAAGCTGGGTCGCGACCTCGCCGACCAGGTGGCGCGCTACCGGGCGGGGCCGAGTCCCCGGGGCGCCTCCTCCGGTCGGACGCCGGGCCCGTCCGCCGGCGCCTCGACGGCGGAACGGATGGGCAAGCTGATGGAGGTGATGGCCGCGTCCCCGGACGCCTCGCCTGACGAACGCCGGAAGCTGATCGGGCGCTACGCCCTGGAGGCCGACACCGGCCCCGAGGACCGGTTCGTGGGGGGCTTCTCATACCTGAAGGGGGAGGCGTGGCCTGCGGGTTACGCGTGCACCGCCGTCGACGCCGCGACCGGGGAGTTCACCGTCTGGGAGGGCCAAGAGGGCGTCGAGCTGGACCGGGCCGTTGCCTCGAGCTGCGCGGTGCCGGGCCTGTTCCCGCCGATCACGATCAACGGCCGCCGCTACATGGACGGGGGGATGCGCTCGGCCACCAACGCCGACCTCGTCAAGGGTTGTGACCGGGTGTTGATGATCACGCTCATGGCCGCAACGCGCGCCGGGGTCAATCCGGAATGGGCCGAGCGCCTGAGCCGCGCCCGCGACCAGGAGCTGGAGGCCATCCGCGCCGCCGGAGGCGAGATCACCACCGTCGCGCCCGATCAGGAGGCGGCATCGGTTCTCGGAGTCAATCTCATGGACGGAAGCCGCCTGCTCGAGGCGGCCGAGGAAGGGATCCGTCAGGGCAAGGCCGAGGCCGGCCGGCTGGGGGACTTCCTCTCCGGGTGA